A single region of the Brachypodium distachyon strain Bd21 chromosome 3, Brachypodium_distachyon_v3.0, whole genome shotgun sequence genome encodes:
- the LOC100824503 gene encoding WAT1-related protein At5g47470, which yields MTKLGGGGDVKSSWSSGDVATACGLLAVQFMFGVYMMFLDGLLAAGVPSLFIIVVACAASSAVVLPFAVALERNNWPKQWIPVLILQLLIISLGGVSLYQVFMMLGVERTSPAIASAMPNLGPGFIFVISACLGFERFEWRCKYTRAKILGTLVCLSGAMCVSFLKNPTPGTPPKSVSGPGDDEELSGVSIDRGWVLGCLYLLTGVTIFACNTVLQTAALKRFPAPLSICVITAMMGSIFSAIIQVIMEGNLSAGTAKNVPRIIGEIVLVGGVVVGLCTTFQVSSIGRKGPVLVSMFSPFQTVFSAFISFVLFGQWIGIGCLVGIVLMFAGLYVVLWAKNREDKMFAELMAPCDEGECDIERPLL from the exons atGACGAAGctaggaggcggcggcgatgtgAAGTCATCGTGGTCGAGCGGCGATGTGGCGACGGCGTGCGGGCTGCTGGCGGTGCAGTTCATGTTCGGGGTGTACATGATGTTCCTGGACGGgctgctggccgccggcgtGCCGTCGCtcttcatcatcgtcgtcgcctgcgccgcctcctccgccgtcgtGCTCCCTTTCGCCGTCGCGCTCGAGAGGAACAACTGGCCCAAGCAATGGATCCCCGTGCTGATCCTCCAGCTCCTCATCATCTCCCTCGGAGG GGTGTCCCTGTACCAAGTGTTTATGATGCTCGGTGTCGAGCGGACCTCGCCGGCAATTGCATCCGCCATGCCCAATCTTGGCCCCGGCTTCATCTTCGTTATCTCCGCCTGCCTCGG GTTTGAGAGGTTTGAGTGGAGGTGCAAGTACACTAGAGCAAAGATCCTGGGCACATTGGTGTGCCTCAGTGGAGCAATGTGTGTGAGCTTCCTAAAGAATCCCACTCCCGGCACACCGCCGAAGTCCGTTTCCGGGCCAGGGGATGACGAAGAGCTCTCCGGTGTAAGCATCGACAGAGGTTGGGTCCTTGGCTGCCTATACCTGCTCACCGGAGTCACCATCTTCGCCTGCAACACCGTCCTGCAG ACTGCAGCCCTGAAGAGATTCCCTGCGCCGCTGTCGATCTGCGTGATCACCGCCATGATGGGGTCGATCTTCAGCGCTATCATCCAGGTCATCATGGAGGGAAACCTCAGCGCGGGCACTGCGAAGAACGTCCCCAGAATCATCGGTGAAATTGTGCTTGTG GGAGGTGTGGTGGTCGGCCTGTGCACAACGTTCCAGGTGTCGAGCATTGGACGCAAGGGCCCCGTCCTCGTGTCGATGTTCAGCCCGTTCCAGACCGTCTTCTCGGCGTTCATCTCCTTCGTTCTTTTTGGTCAGTGGATCGGCATAGGATG CCTTGTGGGAATTGTGCTCATGTTCGCTGGCCTTTACGTGGTGCTATGGGCGAAGAACAGGGAGGACAAGATGTTCGCCGAGCTCATGGCACCGTGTGATGAAGGTGAATGTGATATCGAGAGGCCACTCTTGTAG